One segment of Capillibacterium thermochitinicola DNA contains the following:
- a CDS encoding spore germination protein: MREKTDAKTVCAKIKQIAEGMGSPSDLRVMPVGKDGLSHLLYLNSLVADETIAWVTDQFTTLGALPTAAPDIPVKGRVYPLDDPSAAALFGLHGLTIAGIVVLVHAADLKSFGVSYLAPWAPLQWEELGDAPVRKPFWARWHRPETYRPRNILRTGGTKREDDEEDA; the protein is encoded by the coding sequence AACGGTCTGCGCCAAAATTAAACAAATAGCTGAAGGGATGGGAAGTCCATCCGACCTTCGGGTGATGCCTGTGGGGAAGGATGGGTTATCCCATCTTCTTTATTTGAACAGTCTGGTCGCGGATGAAACGATTGCGTGGGTAACGGACCAATTTACGACTCTCGGGGCGTTGCCCACGGCGGCTCCGGACATTCCCGTTAAAGGACGTGTCTACCCGTTGGATGACCCCAGTGCGGCGGCGCTTTTTGGTTTGCATGGTCTGACCATCGCCGGGATCGTGGTGCTGGTCCATGCCGCCGACCTGAAATCCTTTGGCGTTTCCTATTTGGCGCCGTGGGCACCGCTCCAATGGGAAGAACTGGGGGATGCCCCGGTACGCAAACCATTTTGGGCCCGTTGGCACCGGCCGGAGACCTACCGGCCGCGTAATATCCTACGGACCGGCGGAACAAAAAGAGAGGATGACGAGGAAGATGCATGA